The DNA sequence TAAAATCTGCAGGTTCGTCCCTTCAGAGGTGAAACAAATCGTTGATAGAAAACGATGATGGAAACAAAAACCGTTTCCATGATTTTACGCATTCTTTCCATCATAAATTCCCGCTTTTCTCCAAATATATAGTACAGATTTTTCAACTTCCTGCAAGGTTGCTTTGTTGATTGCCGCACGGGCAATCAAAATCATCTCACAATCCATCTTCAATCCGTCTATATTCAAACGGACAGCTTCACGCATAAGCCTTTTGGCCCGGTTGCGCTTCACTGCATTGCCAACTTTTTTGGAAGCAATAAATCCAAATTTTTTGTTATGTCCTCGAAAGATATATATGACAACTTGTCTTGAGGTATAACTTTTTCCGTTAGTAAAGACACTTTGAAAATCGGCCTTTTTCTTCAATCTGTAAGACTTCAGCAGCATATGGCCCTCCTTACTTTGCTAAAGGGCGTTCAGTACAAAAAAGGCCACAAACCT is a window from the Dehalobacter sp. DCA genome containing:
- the rnpA gene encoding ribonuclease P protein component gives rise to the protein MLLKSYRLKKKADFQSVFTNGKSYTSRQVVIYIFRGHNKKFGFIASKKVGNAVKRNRAKRLMREAVRLNIDGLKMDCEMILIARAAINKATLQEVEKSVLYIWRKAGIYDGKNA